In one window of Deinococcus aquiradiocola DNA:
- a CDS encoding alpha/beta fold hydrolase, with product MTPALHTVRSGPPDAPAVLLLHGGGLSSWSWQEQRPALHGWQTLTPDLPGHGLSPGPFSLAGAAAHLAALLEHTGPARVIGLSVGSQLALTLLAQRPDLIHSALLSGTLALPTRLGAWLSGPPNDLLTRLTWPAHTGPTTLTLQRLAMNLPARHAHHLARDARTVTRQTHLDLTRENLTYRPDPGLARTTVPVTLLVGSREHDILHRSARHLTQLLPLARAYRVPHMTHLWPLTHPQHYNAVLHAWLHGQPLPDALQPL from the coding sequence GTGACGCCCGCCCTGCACACCGTCCGCAGCGGCCCGCCCGACGCGCCCGCCGTGCTGCTCCTGCACGGCGGCGGGCTCAGCAGCTGGAGCTGGCAGGAACAACGGCCCGCCCTGCACGGCTGGCAGACCCTCACGCCCGACCTGCCCGGCCACGGCCTCAGCCCCGGCCCCTTCAGCCTCGCGGGCGCCGCCGCGCACCTCGCCGCCCTCCTCGAACACACCGGCCCCGCCCGCGTGATCGGCCTGTCCGTCGGCTCGCAACTCGCCCTCACCCTCCTCGCGCAGCGCCCGGACCTCATCCACTCCGCGCTGCTGTCCGGCACGCTCGCCCTCCCCACCCGCCTCGGCGCGTGGCTGAGCGGCCCGCCCAACGACCTCCTCACCCGCCTCACCTGGCCCGCCCACACCGGCCCCACCACCCTCACCCTCCAGCGCCTCGCCATGAACCTCCCCGCCCGGCACGCCCACCACCTCGCCCGCGACGCCCGCACCGTCACCCGCCAGACGCACCTCGACCTGACCCGCGAGAACCTCACCTACCGCCCTGACCCCGGACTCGCCCGCACCACCGTCCCCGTCACCCTGCTCGTCGGGAGCCGCGAACACGACATCCTGCACCGCAGCGCCCGCCACCTCACGCAGCTCCTCCCGCTCGCCCGCGCGTACCGCGTGCCACACATGACGCACCTGTGGCCCCTCACGCACCCGCAGCACTACAACGCCGTCCTGCATGCCTGGCTGCACGGCCAGCCCCTCCCGGACGCCCTCCAGCCGCTCTGA